Proteins co-encoded in one Trueperella abortisuis genomic window:
- a CDS encoding ABC transporter substrate-binding protein, translated as MMKKLLAAAAVLALAACSQAPAGSGASETASSAATPSASATATPSATPADEVSAYHHIVATSPETSDMALMLAGPENVAVISASSLSPMGQNPELARQVPERLETGINPDAEQILSYNPDLVVMTTRFDSETGVVQQLRDSGVEVLDFDGHEFDTPELYAEAVKKMGEKLGMPATAAGLTNEFLGRIAQVDADLAKIENKKSPAVLELIARGGKVMAMGANNVVPGLAIRAGATDAGAAAGITRTMPIDAETLLLANPDILFVEDFRGSGLEPFQDLLDNPALADVPAIKNGRVVLLPMNEASSTAGLQMYKGYATIAAEVQK; from the coding sequence ATGATGAAGAAACTCCTGGCCGCCGCGGCCGTCCTCGCGCTCGCCGCGTGTTCCCAGGCGCCGGCAGGGTCCGGGGCGAGCGAGACCGCGTCGTCGGCAGCCACTCCGAGCGCGTCGGCGACCGCCACGCCGAGTGCGACGCCCGCCGACGAGGTCAGCGCCTACCATCACATCGTCGCCACCAGCCCCGAGACCAGCGACATGGCGCTCATGCTCGCCGGCCCGGAGAACGTGGCCGTCATCTCCGCCTCGTCGCTGAGCCCGATGGGGCAAAACCCGGAGCTTGCGCGGCAGGTCCCCGAGCGGCTCGAGACGGGCATCAACCCCGACGCCGAACAGATCCTCTCCTACAACCCGGACCTGGTGGTGATGACGACCCGCTTCGATTCGGAGACCGGTGTGGTCCAGCAGCTGCGCGACTCCGGTGTGGAGGTGCTCGACTTCGACGGCCACGAGTTCGACACCCCCGAACTCTACGCGGAGGCCGTCAAGAAGATGGGCGAGAAGCTGGGTATGCCGGCCACCGCGGCTGGGCTGACCAACGAGTTCCTCGGGCGGATCGCGCAGGTGGATGCGGACCTGGCGAAGATCGAGAACAAGAAGAGCCCGGCCGTCCTCGAACTCATCGCGCGCGGCGGCAAGGTCATGGCCATGGGGGCCAACAACGTGGTGCCCGGGCTGGCGATTCGCGCCGGGGCCACCGACGCCGGCGCGGCGGCGGGCATCACCCGCACCATGCCGATCGACGCTGAAACGCTCCTGCTGGCCAACCCCGATATCCTCTTCGTGGAGGATTTCCGCGGATCTGGACTCGAGCCTTTCCAGGATCTTCTCGACAACCCGGCGCTGGCGGACGTGCCGGCGATCAAGAACGGGCGCGTGGTGCTGCTGCCCATGAATGAGGCATCCTCCACGGCCGGCCTGCAGATGTACAAGGGCTACGCCACGATCGCCGCCGAAGTGCAGAAGTAG
- a CDS encoding AI-2E family transporter, with product MMSWLFKRENTPAADAQGAEADAQGAEAAEQKSAGTWGGMVAAPPGMQSALGIPHWLAKFGLGSWMLIGLGIVVVAITWLLGAVTEVFLGVFLSFVLTAVLYPIVTWLSKFMPRTAATALGMLFGFIVFGGMLSYVVYSVANEWDSLASQFQDGVNSILDFFTRDDLPWHLSRQDLSDAISNAVSSGTDWVRSNAGTIAQTVMANASSFAMVMTILALSVFVTFFFLAQGPQMWLWFLNLLPARNRYRTHLGATAGWVSFSGYARGTVIISVINGILAFIFLSIVGVPLSAPLAVLVLIGTFIPLVGAPAAMVVAMIVALATGGLVKFIIVGIGIAGIGQIEGHLLQPLIMGRQVALHPIVVAIGVAAGGFAGGLVGAVIAIPLMAIAWSVYRTLHTGDEELTELPNIPEEKVLPEED from the coding sequence ATGATGAGTTGGCTTTTCAAGCGAGAAAACACGCCGGCGGCGGACGCGCAGGGCGCCGAAGCAGACGCGCAGGGCGCCGAGGCCGCCGAGCAGAAGTCGGCGGGCACGTGGGGCGGCATGGTGGCGGCCCCACCGGGCATGCAATCGGCGCTCGGCATCCCGCACTGGCTAGCCAAATTCGGGCTCGGGTCCTGGATGCTGATCGGGCTGGGGATCGTCGTTGTCGCGATCACGTGGCTCCTGGGCGCGGTGACGGAGGTCTTTTTGGGGGTCTTCCTCTCCTTCGTTCTCACCGCGGTGCTCTACCCGATCGTGACGTGGCTGTCGAAGTTCATGCCCCGCACGGCCGCCACCGCCCTCGGCATGCTCTTCGGATTCATCGTGTTCGGCGGAATGCTCAGCTACGTCGTCTACTCGGTGGCCAACGAATGGGACTCGCTCGCCAGCCAGTTCCAAGATGGCGTCAACTCCATCCTTGACTTCTTCACTCGCGATGACCTGCCCTGGCACCTCTCCCGCCAGGACCTCTCCGACGCTATCTCCAACGCCGTGTCCAGCGGAACGGACTGGGTGCGGTCAAACGCCGGCACGATCGCGCAGACAGTCATGGCCAACGCCTCCAGCTTCGCGATGGTCATGACGATCCTGGCGCTGTCGGTGTTCGTCACCTTCTTCTTCCTCGCCCAGGGCCCGCAGATGTGGCTGTGGTTCCTCAACCTTCTTCCGGCCCGTAACCGCTACCGCACCCACCTGGGCGCCACCGCCGGCTGGGTCTCCTTCTCCGGCTACGCCCGCGGAACCGTGATCATCTCGGTGATCAACGGCATCCTGGCTTTCATCTTCCTGTCGATCGTGGGCGTGCCGCTGTCGGCCCCGCTCGCGGTGCTCGTGCTGATCGGCACCTTCATCCCGCTGGTGGGCGCGCCGGCCGCGATGGTGGTGGCGATGATAGTCGCCCTCGCCACGGGAGGCCTGGTCAAGTTCATCATCGTCGGCATCGGCATCGCCGGCATCGGGCAGATCGAGGGCCACCTCCTCCAGCCGCTCATCATGGGACGCCAGGTGGCGCTCCACCCGATCGTGGTGGCGATCGGCGTGGCGGCTGGAGGATTCGCCGGGGGCCTGGTGGGCGCCGTCATCGCGATCCCGCTCATGGCGATCGCTTGGTCGGTCTACCGCACCCTGCACACGGGCGACGAGGAGCTCACCGAGCTGCCCAACATCCCCGAGGAGAAGGTGCTCCCCGAGGAGGACTGA